From a single Paenibacillus sp. FSL R5-0345 genomic region:
- a CDS encoding YkvI family membrane protein: MKSHVRTMQIAFTYIGTIVGAGFATGQEILKFFTRYGHWAVLTILLSTILFIWLGTKMMVIARRIEAESYEDFNRHLFGDQVGSTISLFTMAILIGVNSIMLAGAGAIFQEHLGFHYQTGLILTLVGSYFLLKRGISGILQMNSLIVPLMLTLSLIIIFNTFQIPGAERFLFLENDRSIFGAWMSPLLYTAFNLGMAQAVLVPMARHTDEEKSLVWGGIIGGAGIGFMLIAAHFAMSSQMPGILQFEIPMGNIAIRLGTVVQTIYLLLIFLEIFSTFVADIYGVTMQLKQRIPVKPTLITPILMLVCYLLSQFGFSSLLSVFYPIFGALSLVWAVMLLRTPWSIPPRIDSSSGSSGKGNSLVSIKPVTRK, from the coding sequence ATGAAATCACATGTCCGAACAATGCAGATCGCTTTCACTTATATCGGCACCATTGTAGGAGCCGGATTCGCCACCGGCCAAGAAATATTAAAATTCTTCACTCGTTACGGACACTGGGCAGTCCTCACCATCCTGCTCTCTACTATACTGTTCATATGGCTGGGTACAAAAATGATGGTCATCGCTCGGCGCATAGAAGCAGAATCTTATGAGGACTTTAACCGTCATCTCTTTGGTGACCAAGTCGGAAGCACCATCAGTTTGTTCACGATGGCCATCCTGATCGGTGTCAACAGTATTATGCTTGCAGGAGCTGGAGCTATTTTTCAAGAGCATCTTGGATTTCATTATCAAACAGGGCTAATACTAACGTTGGTTGGTTCTTATTTTCTGCTTAAGCGGGGGATTTCCGGTATTCTGCAAATGAACAGTCTGATTGTCCCGCTAATGCTTACGCTATCACTCATCATTATTTTTAATACGTTTCAAATTCCAGGAGCAGAACGATTCCTATTCCTAGAAAATGATCGATCTATCTTTGGCGCTTGGATGTCGCCGCTGCTCTACACCGCCTTCAATCTAGGTATGGCTCAAGCCGTATTAGTTCCGATGGCTCGTCACACAGATGAAGAAAAATCTCTGGTCTGGGGCGGTATTATAGGTGGTGCCGGGATCGGCTTTATGTTGATCGCCGCGCATTTCGCGATGAGCTCACAGATGCCTGGGATTCTCCAATTTGAAATCCCTATGGGAAACATCGCCATCCGGCTGGGTACTGTAGTACAAACTATATATTTGCTGTTGATCTTTTTGGAGATCTTCAGCACTTTTGTTGCCGACATTTATGGCGTCACCATGCAGCTAAAACAACGAATTCCCGTTAAACCCACATTAATTACACCAATTCTGATGTTGGTCTGTTATTTACTGAGCCAATTTGGCTTTAGCTCTCTTCTCTCCGTGTTCTACCCGATCTTCGGAGCTTTATCTCTGGTCTGGGCTGTCATGCTGCTACGAACGCCATGGTCTATTCCACCACGTATCGATTCCTCATCGGGTTCGAGTGGAAAAGGGAACAGCCTTGTATCCATAAAACCAGTTACACGGAAATAA
- a CDS encoding xanthine phosphoribosyltransferase, translating to MEVLKQRILEEGVVVSDEVLKLDALLNHQVDPQLTMEMGREFAGRFADCGITRIVTVESSGIAVAFATAYELKVPLVFARRKKTLLADPDALCERVPSFTKGIVTDIMLSRQFISPEDKILFIDDIIANGDAARGLIKIIQRSGAELVGLGVVVEKSFQAGARTIKEQGIRLESLVRITSLSGGTIEFGE from the coding sequence ATGGAAGTATTGAAACAGCGGATTTTGGAGGAAGGTGTCGTCGTTTCGGATGAAGTGCTGAAGCTGGATGCACTGTTGAATCATCAGGTAGATCCGCAGCTTACGATGGAAATGGGACGGGAGTTTGCCGGGAGGTTTGCGGACTGCGGAATTACACGTATTGTGACCGTGGAATCCTCGGGCATTGCCGTGGCATTTGCCACCGCATATGAGTTAAAGGTGCCGTTAGTTTTTGCACGCCGCAAAAAAACGCTCCTAGCAGATCCGGACGCACTTTGTGAAAGAGTTCCTTCTTTTACGAAAGGTATCGTTACCGACATCATGTTGTCTCGCCAATTCATCTCCCCGGAGGATAAAATTCTCTTTATCGATGACATTATTGCTAATGGTGATGCAGCACGCGGGCTGATTAAAATTATTCAACGCTCTGGCGCTGAGCTGGTTGGTCTTGGCGTTGTAGTGGAAAAAAGCTTTCAGGCAGGAGCTCGAACGATCAAGGAGCAGGGGATCCGGTTGGAGTCACTTGTAAGAATAACCTCTCTTAGCGGGGGCACTATTGAATTTGGAGAATAA
- a CDS encoding ABC transporter ATP-binding protein, whose protein sequence is MNEIVEIKGLTKSYGKVTVIQDVTFSLEQNKIYGLLGRNGAGKTTIMHMITAQLFATSGDLKVFGEHPYENNRVLNQICFIKESQKYPDTYRIIDVLEVSALFFPNFDRDYAQSLIKDFNLPLKRRIKKLSRGMLSAVGIVVGLASRAPLTIFDEPYLGLDAVARSLFYDRLIEDYSEYPRTVVLSTHLIDEVSQLLEHVIVIDNGKIIINEDAEALRGRAAKVIGATAKVEEFISNKDVISREPFGGLLSATVVGLNSTDLSRAEMLGLEISPISLQQLIVHLTNRRSQGKEVAAQ, encoded by the coding sequence ATGAATGAAATTGTTGAGATCAAGGGGCTAACCAAGTCGTATGGAAAGGTAACCGTCATCCAAGACGTTACTTTTTCTTTGGAACAAAATAAAATCTATGGACTCCTTGGCAGAAATGGTGCGGGGAAAACAACGATCATGCACATGATCACAGCCCAGTTATTTGCTACAAGTGGTGATTTGAAGGTATTTGGAGAACATCCCTACGAGAATAACCGCGTACTCAATCAGATTTGCTTCATTAAGGAAAGTCAAAAGTATCCGGATACGTACCGTATTATCGATGTTCTAGAGGTATCCGCGTTATTTTTCCCTAACTTTGATCGGGACTACGCCCAATCCTTAATCAAGGACTTCAATCTCCCCTTAAAAAGAAGAATAAAGAAGCTGTCCAGAGGAATGCTCTCGGCGGTGGGTATTGTAGTCGGCCTTGCCAGCCGCGCTCCGCTGACTATTTTTGACGAGCCCTATTTAGGTCTGGATGCTGTAGCAAGAAGCCTGTTTTACGATCGATTGATTGAGGATTATTCAGAATATCCACGAACAGTTGTCTTGTCTACACATTTGATTGACGAGGTAAGTCAATTGTTAGAGCATGTCATTGTTATCGACAACGGTAAGATTATTATTAATGAGGATGCTGAAGCTCTTCGCGGGCGAGCCGCTAAGGTGATTGGTGCAACTGCGAAGGTCGAAGAGTTCATCTCCAATAAAGATGTCATCTCTCGTGAACCTTTTGGCGGATTACTCTCTGCCACTGTAGTCGGCTTAAACTCAACAGATCTATCACGTGCTGAGATGCTTGGTCTGGAGATCTCCCCCATATCTTTACAACAGTTAATTGTCCATCTTACAAATAGAAGATCTCAAGGAAAGGAAGTGGCAGCACAATGA
- a CDS encoding GntR family transcriptional regulator, with protein sequence MGSLMDDTRPIFMQIAERIENDIIEETLLEESQVPSTNQFAVFYQINPATAAKGVNLLVDQGILYKKRGIGMFVASGARAVLMEKRKEQFYEQYVVTMIREAEKLGITLDQLTKMIQRGDNQS encoded by the coding sequence ATGGGAAGCTTAATGGATGATACACGACCGATATTTATGCAGATCGCCGAACGCATAGAAAATGACATCATCGAAGAAACACTCTTGGAGGAATCACAGGTTCCTTCAACAAATCAATTTGCTGTTTTCTACCAGATCAATCCGGCAACGGCTGCGAAAGGTGTGAATTTGCTAGTGGATCAGGGAATATTGTACAAAAAGCGAGGTATCGGTATGTTTGTTGCTTCTGGAGCGCGCGCAGTATTGATGGAGAAGAGAAAAGAGCAATTTTATGAACAATATGTTGTAACTATGATCCGTGAAGCTGAGAAATTAGGAATAACGTTGGATCAATTAACGAAGATGATTCAGAGGGGAGATAATCAGTCATGA
- a CDS encoding class I SAM-dependent methyltransferase produces MNEYGSNLFKGTAVYYSEYRPQYPSSLIRFLIQQFSLNGEGRLLDLGCGTGQLALRFSDWFEEMIGVDTESEMLDEANRLSKIHRVDNVSWRLGRAEELLSEWGSFRLTILAKAFHWMDRASILEILYHSLDDNGGLAIIDTFNVEQEPLSWQLKVNEIVKRWLGNERIAGDSTYTHPKERHEDIVAQSSFKDVERLVLPSYTITWTVDSIIGNLYSTSYASKRLFGDHIERFEADMRSSLLEIEPAGKFTEELSVSVITAFKREIEY; encoded by the coding sequence ATGAATGAATATGGTTCGAATTTATTTAAAGGTACTGCGGTGTACTATTCAGAATATCGACCACAGTATCCTTCATCCCTTATTCGGTTCTTGATTCAGCAGTTTTCGCTTAACGGAGAGGGTCGTTTACTTGATTTAGGATGTGGTACGGGTCAGTTGGCACTAAGATTCAGTGATTGGTTTGAAGAAATGATAGGTGTAGATACGGAAAGTGAAATGTTGGATGAGGCAAATCGTCTATCAAAAATTCACAGAGTAGATAACGTTAGTTGGAGGCTGGGTAGAGCAGAAGAGCTGCTGAGCGAATGGGGCTCCTTCCGTCTTACCATTCTAGCCAAAGCGTTTCATTGGATGGATAGGGCGTCCATTCTTGAAATTCTATATCATAGTTTGGACGATAATGGCGGTCTAGCCATTATTGATACTTTTAATGTTGAGCAAGAACCATTATCTTGGCAGCTTAAGGTGAATGAAATAGTGAAACGCTGGTTAGGTAACGAAAGGATAGCAGGAGACAGCACCTATACTCATCCTAAAGAAAGACATGAGGACATTGTTGCGCAATCTAGTTTTAAAGATGTGGAAAGACTGGTTTTACCCAGTTATACAATCACATGGACCGTGGATTCGATTATTGGTAATTTGTATTCCACATCCTATGCATCTAAGCGATTATTTGGAGATCACATAGAACGATTTGAAGCGGATATGAGATCTTCTTTATTAGAAATTGAACCTGCGGGTAAATTTACTGAAGAGTTATCCGTTTCTGTTATCACGGCGTTTAAGCGAGAAATAGAGTATTAA
- a CDS encoding S8 family peptidase, whose protein sequence is MNCLKQMCDWQGIEKIYVDGIKKTSLNIATPSIGSTAIQKKQGLTGKGINIAILDTGVYRHPDLIKPCNRIVAFKDFVNHRKQPYDDNGHGTHIAGDAAGNGWMSKGKYKSPAPKAGIVGVKVLDKNGDGYDSTIIKGIEWCIANRKRLKLRILSMSFGGTVNSTCADDPLCQAVEQAIRAGLTVVIAAGNSGPKRSTIESPGISTSAITVGAVDDRRTLTQKDDRITWYSSRGPAPRGRKKPDLVAPGETIISLRAPGSKLDRELPYLRIAKDYFVLSGTSVSTPIVSGVIAQLLQRNPSLSPKQVKPLLKKNTFSLKLPPNTAGCGEINARFLL, encoded by the coding sequence ATGAATTGTCTGAAACAGATGTGTGATTGGCAGGGGATTGAAAAAATCTATGTAGATGGAATCAAAAAAACATCCCTTAATATAGCAACACCTTCCATCGGTTCTACCGCCATCCAGAAGAAACAAGGGCTTACCGGTAAAGGGATCAACATTGCCATTCTTGACACAGGCGTATATAGACACCCTGATCTGATTAAGCCCTGTAACCGCATCGTGGCTTTTAAGGATTTCGTCAATCATAGAAAACAGCCCTATGACGATAACGGTCATGGGACTCATATTGCAGGGGATGCTGCAGGTAATGGGTGGATGAGCAAAGGAAAATACAAAAGCCCTGCTCCGAAGGCTGGAATCGTTGGCGTTAAAGTACTCGATAAAAACGGCGACGGATATGACTCCACGATTATTAAAGGAATTGAGTGGTGCATTGCAAATCGCAAGCGACTAAAGCTGCGTATCCTTTCAATGTCATTCGGAGGTACTGTCAATTCAACTTGTGCCGATGACCCTCTATGCCAAGCAGTAGAACAAGCAATTAGAGCCGGCCTTACAGTTGTAATAGCGGCAGGAAATAGCGGCCCTAAGCGAAGTACGATCGAATCTCCTGGTATTAGTACTTCAGCAATTACTGTTGGTGCAGTGGATGATCGCCGCACACTCACACAAAAGGACGACCGGATTACCTGGTATTCCAGCCGTGGTCCTGCACCGCGGGGGCGTAAGAAACCAGACCTCGTTGCTCCCGGTGAAACAATCATCTCTCTTCGTGCTCCCGGATCCAAACTGGATCGTGAACTTCCTTACTTGCGGATAGCGAAAGATTACTTTGTGCTGTCCGGTACCAGCGTCTCAACACCTATTGTCTCAGGTGTTATCGCCCAATTGCTGCAGAGAAATCCATCTTTATCTCCAAAGCAAGTGAAACCCTTACTGAAAAAGAACACATTCTCTCTGAAACTTCCCCCTAACACAGCGGGCTGTGGTGAGATCAATGCGAGATTTTTATTGTGA
- a CDS encoding MerR family transcriptional regulator — protein sequence MNNYYSIGETAKLADTTIETLRHYDRIHLLKPAKVDPSSGYRYYSDKELIYLDVINFCKKKNMPLHKIKDVFTNDNLDYIINFLKTKDEEIEQEIKQLDKTKLQLRALRKQYENQAYLSDVPLSPTHFSTKALEERAIVKIHSLQKPSLESFHQLQDALNQQLEDAPKDAFVFDLRANIMTTTSEPSENSSVFFVVCEKYPEQADWISILPKGIYLYGYCSEEQRMETIQNIAAHAKAEYNTEIPFVIQSVIFTGMFQWVYEIQVLLTSA from the coding sequence ATGAACAACTATTATTCTATTGGTGAAACAGCAAAACTAGCAGACACAACTATCGAAACCTTACGCCATTATGACCGAATCCACTTGCTGAAGCCTGCAAAAGTAGATCCCTCCTCCGGATATCGCTACTATTCAGATAAAGAGCTTATTTATCTCGATGTCATCAACTTCTGCAAAAAAAAGAATATGCCGCTTCATAAGATTAAAGATGTATTTACGAATGATAATCTCGATTATATTATTAATTTTCTTAAAACAAAGGACGAGGAAATTGAGCAGGAAATCAAACAACTGGATAAGACGAAATTACAGCTCAGAGCTTTGAGAAAACAATACGAAAATCAAGCTTATTTATCTGACGTCCCACTATCCCCCACCCATTTTTCAACCAAGGCTTTGGAAGAAAGAGCGATCGTAAAAATCCACTCCCTACAGAAACCCAGCCTTGAAAGTTTCCATCAACTGCAGGATGCATTGAATCAACAGCTTGAAGATGCGCCAAAAGATGCATTCGTATTTGATCTTCGTGCAAATATTATGACCACTACTTCAGAGCCTAGTGAGAATTCATCTGTCTTTTTTGTAGTTTGTGAGAAGTACCCTGAACAGGCCGACTGGATTTCAATATTACCTAAAGGGATTTATCTCTATGGTTATTGCTCAGAGGAGCAGAGAATGGAAACGATACAGAATATCGCTGCACATGCTAAAGCCGAATACAACACGGAGATTCCATTCGTCATCCAGTCCGTCATTTTCACCGGAATGTTTCAGTGGGTTTATGAGATTCAAGTATTGTTAACATCTGCATGA
- a CDS encoding MATE family efflux transporter, translating to MKTTELDVLKDPIPKLFRGYAIPGIVASLSMCLYGIINGIILGRFVGPNALAAVNMASPIFNIISCIGILIAIGGNTLTAISLGEQNKRKANHYFNNAFYALLMITVAIFIMVVFFPHVLARIVGANSVLFPMVVDYIRTFGLFVVPVIFNILLGISLQSIGKPQLYMFGNLLSVVLNIILDLIFICALDMGITGAALASGISATVVFILFFSKFISKESFLRVGRWKVELKAIGRMIYNGSSEAITQFSAGFSFMIFNWILISKFGEIGVSSFAVVQYISLVVNAVIMGMSRGLGAISSVNYGAKEYSRISELIAVAIKIVTSVGVVCTAILIIFKSPLISLFVKDNLQVMNTSSEIITFYSFNFIFVGANIIINAFYTAINNPRISAILAILRYILLIGNFFVLPLMLGNIGLWLSFVVAEIICVVVSYVCLKKTMLEWDFN from the coding sequence ATGAAGACAACAGAACTTGATGTATTAAAAGATCCAATTCCCAAACTATTTCGTGGTTACGCAATCCCCGGAATCGTAGCTTCGCTTTCTATGTGTCTGTACGGAATTATTAACGGAATCATTTTGGGGCGTTTTGTAGGACCTAATGCGCTAGCTGCAGTGAATATGGCTTCACCGATTTTTAATATTATATCCTGTATTGGGATCTTAATTGCCATTGGAGGAAATACATTAACCGCTATTAGTCTAGGAGAGCAGAACAAGAGAAAAGCTAATCACTACTTCAATAATGCTTTTTACGCCCTGCTTATGATTACCGTAGCTATTTTCATAATGGTAGTTTTTTTTCCTCATGTACTTGCTAGAATCGTTGGAGCGAACTCAGTGCTTTTTCCAATGGTTGTTGATTACATACGGACGTTTGGTTTATTTGTCGTGCCTGTAATTTTTAATATTTTACTTGGTATTTCATTGCAATCCATTGGCAAACCTCAGCTTTATATGTTCGGTAATTTGCTTAGTGTAGTTTTGAACATTATCTTGGATTTGATTTTTATCTGTGCCTTAGATATGGGGATTACCGGTGCAGCTTTGGCGTCTGGGATCAGTGCAACGGTTGTTTTTATATTATTTTTCTCGAAATTTATCTCAAAGGAAAGCTTTTTAAGAGTAGGTAGATGGAAAGTGGAGTTAAAAGCAATCGGAAGGATGATTTATAATGGCTCCTCAGAGGCGATTACGCAATTCAGTGCAGGTTTTTCTTTTATGATCTTCAACTGGATTTTGATCTCTAAATTTGGTGAAATAGGCGTATCTTCATTTGCGGTAGTTCAGTATATCTCACTAGTAGTTAATGCAGTTATCATGGGCATGTCGAGAGGGTTAGGAGCCATTAGCAGTGTAAATTACGGAGCCAAGGAGTACAGTCGTATATCAGAGCTTATTGCCGTGGCCATTAAAATAGTTACATCGGTTGGTGTGGTTTGTACAGCAATACTGATTATTTTTAAATCTCCCTTAATTTCTCTTTTTGTAAAAGACAATCTTCAGGTCATGAATACATCAAGTGAGATTATCACATTTTATAGCTTTAATTTTATTTTTGTAGGTGCCAATATTATAATCAACGCTTTCTATACGGCCATTAACAATCCGAGAATATCCGCAATTTTGGCAATTTTACGGTATATCTTGTTGATTGGAAATTTCTTTGTCCTCCCTTTAATGTTGGGTAACATCGGTCTATGGCTTTCCTTTGTAGTGGCAGAGATAATCTGTGTCGTGGTAAGCTATGTTTGTTTGAAGAAGACAATGTTAGAGTGGGATTTCAACTAG
- a CDS encoding (2Fe-2S)-binding protein: protein MSQELDFSLVNSYYHISPDGAENPLAEMPATDFFEMGQVRGLMQQAGEIVQAHGLDLPASFFGTSLCNLCSTKLIFLAQYNKILDLSLERLTFQIEAHEDHVHLGYKIKELHYKDVPEKELESMILKDWEVFIIHTVTPAVEAIAAAAGVKSAMIWQQFGGEIGMLREYIAQNETREEVLERFNRNFLLLSESISPELFHRNRNPFKHTIRYTDNPYQAGEQLALRSSCCLYFCRENGEKCYVCPRLKDEEREEKRMKILATL, encoded by the coding sequence ATGTCGCAAGAGCTTGATTTTTCATTAGTAAATTCCTATTATCATATTTCTCCGGATGGTGCCGAGAACCCACTGGCTGAAATGCCTGCTACAGATTTCTTTGAAATGGGTCAAGTAAGAGGTTTGATGCAGCAAGCAGGGGAAATCGTTCAGGCACACGGCCTGGATTTACCTGCATCTTTTTTCGGGACATCATTATGTAATCTTTGTTCTACTAAACTGATTTTTCTGGCGCAATACAATAAGATTCTGGACTTATCCTTGGAGCGTTTAACTTTTCAAATAGAGGCTCACGAGGATCATGTACATTTGGGGTATAAGATTAAGGAGTTACACTATAAAGATGTCCCGGAGAAAGAGCTGGAGTCGATGATCCTGAAGGACTGGGAGGTATTTATTATACATACAGTTACACCTGCCGTAGAAGCCATCGCAGCAGCTGCAGGGGTTAAATCAGCCATGATCTGGCAACAATTTGGCGGTGAAATAGGGATGTTAAGAGAGTACATCGCTCAGAATGAGACGCGTGAAGAAGTGTTGGAGAGATTTAATCGTAATTTCTTGCTACTATCGGAATCCATCTCACCAGAGCTTTTTCACAGAAATAGAAATCCATTTAAGCATACGATTCGCTATACAGATAATCCTTACCAGGCAGGAGAGCAACTAGCGTTACGTTCTTCCTGCTGTCTCTACTTTTGCCGTGAAAATGGCGAAAAGTGTTATGTATGTCCAAGGTTAAAGGACGAAGAGAGGGAAGAGAAAAGAATGAAAATCCTCGCAACTCTATAA
- a CDS encoding ABC transporter substrate-binding protein, which yields MKKLLVLMVVAALTAMTACSSTNTADNQTKNAATTNTTAKETNAANTTEATNTADAGKEFSLENDGVDEALFNEALSQFPATVPQRIVTTSVPLTEMLYLLGITPVGVPTSTNPIPADFETIDKIGSPMAPDLEVVTKLEPDLLLGAESLRSTLDKTLEGMDLQKAYLRTESFEDLKLSLKVLGTYFNKKDEMNAALTKILDKENELSKLAEGKELPSVMLVIGTSDSFMVMSEKSYLGSLVKKLGADNIATSVLNVTDTYSPINMENIVAADPDVILVLASGDHGATKDKFKKEIEKNETWTKLSAYTNDKIYMLDYSVFGVTSIINAETALTEIAKYFYE from the coding sequence TTGAAGAAATTATTAGTACTTATGGTTGTTGCAGCGCTTACTGCAATGACTGCATGTTCGTCAACCAATACAGCGGACAATCAAACAAAGAATGCAGCAACAACGAATACAACTGCCAAAGAAACGAATGCAGCGAATACAACAGAAGCAACGAATACAGCGGATGCTGGAAAGGAATTCAGTCTGGAGAATGATGGTGTAGATGAAGCATTGTTCAATGAAGCGTTAAGCCAATTCCCAGCCACAGTACCTCAGCGTATTGTTACTACTTCTGTACCCTTAACAGAAATGCTCTACTTGCTTGGAATCACACCAGTAGGTGTGCCAACCTCTACCAATCCAATTCCTGCTGATTTTGAAACGATAGATAAAATTGGTTCACCTATGGCACCTGATCTTGAAGTAGTTACAAAGCTTGAGCCGGACTTGCTGCTGGGAGCGGAATCGCTTCGAAGCACGCTAGATAAGACACTGGAAGGCATGGATTTGCAAAAAGCATATCTACGTACAGAATCCTTCGAGGATTTGAAGCTTAGCCTTAAAGTATTAGGCACTTATTTTAACAAAAAAGATGAAATGAATGCGGCTTTGACTAAGATTTTGGATAAAGAAAATGAGCTAAGTAAATTAGCCGAAGGAAAAGAACTACCGAGTGTGATGCTCGTTATTGGAACCTCTGATTCCTTTATGGTTATGAGTGAGAAATCTTATTTAGGTAGTTTGGTGAAGAAGCTTGGTGCAGATAACATTGCTACTTCTGTACTTAACGTTACAGATACTTACTCCCCAATTAATATGGAGAACATTGTAGCCGCTGACCCAGACGTTATTCTTGTACTCGCTTCAGGTGATCATGGCGCAACAAAGGATAAGTTCAAAAAAGAAATTGAGAAGAACGAAACTTGGACAAAGCTTTCTGCTTACACAAACGATAAAATTTACATGTTGGATTATAGTGTGTTCGGTGTGACTTCGATTATTAATGCAGAGACAGCACTGACTGAAATTGCAAAATACTTCTATGAATAA
- a CDS encoding FecCD family ABC transporter permease, with product MIKTSRSRIVVIVTVISALVAAIIAIGLGSVFIPVSDILSTIFSSSSKAVNATIIWDIRLPRVLLAMIIGANIAISGALLQAVMGNPLADPGLTGVTSGAAACVLVIMLAAPQYTQFIPIAAFVGGLIAAGIVYALAWRRTGISPVTIILSGVAVNALCGGVIGLLTIMYSDRLPAAVQWLNGSLAAKGNNALMMVLPYAIVGWILSFFAIRKANIIRLGDQVASNLGENVNQIRILLSLLAVFLAAISVAAIGMIGFVGLVVPHMARMLVGSDYKYLLPMSMALGALVLLIADTGGRTLFAPLDIPSGILMAVIGGPYFLYLMRKKAF from the coding sequence GTGATAAAAACATCTCGTAGCAGAATAGTTGTTATTGTAACGGTTATATCAGCGCTCGTTGCCGCAATTATTGCAATCGGACTAGGCTCTGTATTCATTCCGGTATCAGACATACTCAGCACGATCTTTAGTTCATCGTCTAAGGCGGTGAACGCCACCATCATATGGGATATTCGATTGCCACGTGTATTACTGGCGATGATCATCGGAGCGAATATAGCGATCTCGGGCGCACTGCTGCAAGCTGTGATGGGTAACCCACTTGCTGATCCTGGATTGACGGGTGTAACTAGTGGGGCGGCTGCATGTGTTCTTGTCATAATGCTTGCTGCACCTCAGTATACTCAGTTCATTCCGATAGCTGCTTTTGTTGGTGGACTTATTGCTGCCGGCATTGTATATGCATTAGCGTGGAGACGAACCGGCATTTCGCCGGTTACCATTATTCTATCTGGTGTTGCTGTGAATGCGCTCTGTGGAGGAGTTATTGGACTCTTAACAATCATGTACAGTGATAGACTTCCTGCAGCGGTTCAATGGCTTAACGGCAGCCTTGCAGCAAAAGGGAATAATGCCTTGATGATGGTCCTTCCATATGCCATTGTAGGTTGGATCTTATCGTTTTTTGCGATTCGTAAGGCAAATATCATTCGTCTGGGTGATCAGGTTGCTTCGAATCTGGGTGAAAATGTGAACCAAATTCGTATCCTGCTTTCCTTGCTAGCCGTATTTCTGGCGGCTATTTCTGTTGCAGCCATTGGAATGATCGGATTTGTTGGTCTTGTTGTACCGCATATGGCGAGAATGCTCGTTGGTTCTGATTATAAATATCTTTTGCCGATGAGTATGGCGCTTGGTGCATTGGTACTGTTGATTGCAGATACGGGTGGACGTACGTTATTCGCACCACTAGATATTCCTTCGGGTATCCTAATGGCTGTGATTGGTGGACCTTATTTCCTATACCTGATGAGAAAGAAGGCGTTCTAA
- a CDS encoding ABC transporter ATP-binding protein — protein MFTVDSISIRYEQKSVINNFSFSVKKGEIVSIIGPNGSGKSTLLKAVSRLIPYHTGTVTLDGTDLKSMSAKQVARKMCMLSQKNQAPSDMTVIDLVSYGRYPHKKWFERLNQEDMDIVQWSLEKTNLVEYKDRPVASLSGGESQRAWIAMALAQRPLIMLLDEPTTYLDISHQHEVLELVRELNQDMGMTIVMVLHDLNQASTYSDSIVVVQAGEKAMYGTPNEVMTTDMIRDVYRMDAEVQYVPTEKKPRIHLLSTVR, from the coding sequence ATGTTTACTGTCGATTCCATTTCGATTCGGTATGAGCAGAAAAGCGTGATAAACAACTTCTCTTTTTCCGTAAAAAAAGGTGAAATCGTCTCTATCATAGGACCAAACGGCTCTGGCAAATCAACACTACTCAAAGCGGTATCACGGCTAATTCCATATCATACGGGTACGGTTACCCTCGATGGTACGGATCTGAAGTCCATGAGCGCCAAACAAGTCGCACGAAAAATGTGCATGCTGAGCCAGAAGAATCAAGCGCCAAGTGATATGACTGTGATCGATCTAGTCTCTTATGGTAGGTATCCACATAAAAAGTGGTTCGAAAGATTGAATCAAGAAGACATGGATATTGTACAGTGGTCTCTGGAGAAGACAAATTTGGTGGAATATAAGGACCGACCTGTAGCTTCATTGTCAGGAGGAGAATCACAACGTGCCTGGATTGCAATGGCTTTAGCGCAGCGGCCTCTGATCATGTTGCTTGACGAACCAACAACGTACTTGGATATTTCACATCAGCATGAAGTGCTTGAGCTCGTTCGTGAGTTGAATCAGGACATGGGGATGACCATAGTAATGGTTCTGCATGATCTCAATCAAGCTTCTACTTATAGCGATAGTATTGTTGTAGTGCAGGCTGGTGAGAAAGCGATGTACGGCACACCCAATGAAGTCATGACAACAGACATGATCCGGGATGTCTACCGAATGGATGCAGAAGTTCAGTATGTGCCTACAGAGAAGAAACCTCGAATTCATTTACTCAGTACCGTTCGATAG